Proteins encoded together in one Deltaproteobacteria bacterium window:
- the nrdD gene encoding anaerobic ribonucleoside-triphosphate reductase, with amino-acid sequence MPPETTDLTLFVRTSAEDVSRWNRQRVVDALLRETDIDVITAEEISREVEKQLLSSGINLLTSSLIRELVGARLIERGLERAGNRHARIGFPLYDVSQLILLENKENANLPHSPEGTNLILAEGIKREYALLDVFSADVAKAHITGDIHIHGLGYVDRPYSACQSLEYLKRFGLDLPHALTVAKPAKHAEVLLAHMVRFSATLQGHFAGVIAWDAINFSFAPYLAAMNDKEVRQFAQMLIYEFSQLTSARGGQSMFTDIHLYWDLPRHLEGSPVIGPQGEMAGKTYGDYLADARRFAWAIFEVFKEGDAKGRPFIFPRPLVHIGKTFFESPGHSEFLNHICAVAGEKGNTCFVFDRGNWIRNSCGSINSAAEENCPEAARAAWERRSFAIQNVTLNLPRLGYKAGRDDGRLMTLATQAMELAAQAHCEKRDFMEKLLSYGESGPLAMLTMKNDGFSYLRMKNAVYLTGVTGLNELVQIHRGQELHQPEALACGYKIISHLLAEAERLGRQHGMQFLLEQTPAETTAYRFARLDLKYFSPEAGHIVKGNLATGEIYYTNSTHLAVAAPVSPLERAKQEGIFHPLIRGGVMTNVWLNDYLPDPEKLAAFVARVFEETSNDQIVFSPEFSTCNDCGTTSRGLKEICPFCGARDLAGIARITQYFSRTAGWNKGKLAELQDRKKHTDLNDL; translated from the coding sequence ATGCCGCCTGAGACTACGGACTTGACCCTCTTTGTGCGCACGTCCGCAGAAGACGTCTCCCGCTGGAATCGTCAGCGGGTTGTTGATGCCCTGCTCCGCGAGACCGATATTGATGTGATCACGGCCGAAGAGATCAGCCGGGAAGTGGAAAAACAGCTATTATCATCGGGCATCAACCTGCTGACGTCGTCCCTGATCAGGGAACTGGTGGGCGCCAGGCTCATCGAGCGTGGTTTGGAGCGTGCCGGCAACAGGCATGCCCGCATCGGTTTCCCCCTCTATGATGTCAGCCAGCTCATTTTGCTGGAGAACAAGGAAAACGCCAACCTGCCCCACAGCCCGGAGGGTACAAACCTTATTCTGGCCGAGGGCATCAAAAGAGAATATGCGTTGCTGGATGTTTTTTCCGCTGACGTGGCCAAGGCCCATATTACGGGAGATATTCATATTCATGGTTTGGGATACGTTGATCGGCCCTACAGTGCCTGCCAGTCGCTGGAATATTTAAAAAGATTCGGGCTTGATCTCCCCCATGCCCTGACGGTGGCCAAGCCGGCCAAACATGCGGAAGTCCTGCTGGCCCACATGGTAAGATTCAGCGCCACGCTGCAGGGTCATTTTGCCGGCGTGATTGCCTGGGACGCCATAAACTTTTCTTTTGCCCCCTATCTGGCCGCCATGAATGATAAAGAGGTCAGACAGTTCGCGCAGATGCTCATTTATGAGTTTTCCCAACTGACGTCGGCCCGGGGGGGGCAGTCCATGTTTACGGACATCCATCTTTACTGGGATTTGCCCCGGCATCTGGAAGGCAGCCCGGTCATCGGCCCGCAAGGTGAAATGGCCGGCAAGACTTATGGCGACTATTTGGCTGATGCCCGGCGGTTTGCCTGGGCAATTTTCGAGGTATTCAAGGAGGGAGATGCCAAGGGGCGCCCGTTTATCTTCCCCCGGCCGCTGGTCCACATCGGAAAGACATTTTTCGAGTCGCCGGGACACAGTGAATTCCTCAACCATATCTGTGCCGTGGCCGGCGAGAAGGGGAATACCTGTTTCGTCTTTGACCGCGGGAACTGGATAAGAAATTCCTGCGGTTCCATCAACAGCGCCGCAGAGGAAAATTGCCCGGAAGCGGCCCGGGCTGCCTGGGAACGCCGCAGCTTCGCCATCCAGAATGTGACCCTGAACCTGCCGCGTCTGGGTTATAAGGCCGGCCGTGATGATGGCCGGTTAATGACCCTGGCAACCCAGGCCATGGAACTGGCGGCGCAGGCCCACTGTGAGAAGCGGGATTTTATGGAGAAGCTCCTTTCCTATGGCGAATCAGGGCCGCTCGCCATGCTGACCATGAAGAACGACGGCTTTTCCTACCTCCGGATGAAGAACGCCGTCTATCTGACGGGAGTGACGGGACTCAATGAGCTGGTCCAGATTCACCGGGGCCAGGAGTTGCATCAGCCGGAGGCGCTGGCCTGCGGATATAAAATCATTTCCCATCTGCTGGCCGAGGCGGAGAGACTCGGTCGGCAGCACGGCATGCAGTTTCTCCTGGAGCAGACGCCTGCCGAAACGACGGCTTACCGTTTTGCGCGCCTGGATCTGAAATATTTTTCCCCAGAAGCCGGGCATATCGTCAAGGGAAATCTGGCGACGGGAGAAATCTATTACACCAACTCCACGCACCTGGCCGTTGCAGCGCCCGTAAGTCCTTTGGAAAGGGCAAAGCAGGAAGGGATTTTCCATCCGTTGATCCGGGGGGGCGTAATGACTAACGTTTGGCTGAACGATTACTTGCCCGATCCCGAGAAATTGGCCGCTTTTGTTGCCCGTGTTTTCGAGGAAACAAGTAACGATCAGATCGTATTTTCTCCCGAATTCAGCACGTGTAACGATTGCGGCACAACCTCCCGCGGACTCAAAGAAATCTGTCCGTTTTGCGGTGCCAGAGATTTGGCCGGGATCGCCCGGATAACGCAATATTTCAGCCGCACAGCGGGCTGGAACAAAGGTAAACTGGCGGAACTGCAGGATAGAAAAAAACATACGGATTTAAACGATTTGTAA
- a CDS encoding nucleotide exchange factor GrpE translates to MVKKTKKETTTEQEAPAAKEPDGEGQGDNLLARLEEAEKKAAENYDKYVRALAELENYRKRAARERADAIAYGNETLIRDVLPIIDSLDRAAEHAGKAADVGAFKEGFKLVKDQLLCCLGKHGVEAIDSVATDFNPELHDAMLQVESEAEGHGKVVEEFEKGYLLKGRLLKAAKVSVGRAPAQGNNNK, encoded by the coding sequence ATGGTGAAGAAAACCAAGAAGGAAACAACAACTGAGCAGGAAGCGCCAGCGGCTAAGGAGCCGGATGGTGAAGGGCAGGGCGATAATTTGCTGGCCAGACTTGAGGAAGCGGAAAAAAAGGCTGCGGAAAATTATGACAAGTACGTGAGGGCTCTGGCGGAGCTGGAAAACTATCGCAAGCGGGCCGCCAGAGAAAGGGCCGATGCCATAGCCTACGGCAATGAAACGCTCATTCGGGATGTCTTGCCCATTATTGACAGCCTCGACCGGGCTGCGGAACATGCCGGTAAGGCTGCGGATGTAGGGGCATTCAAGGAGGGCTTTAAATTAGTCAAGGATCAGTTGTTGTGTTGCCTCGGCAAGCACGGTGTGGAAGCGATAGATTCGGTGGCCACAGATTTCAATCCTGAGCTGCACGATGCCATGTTGCAGGTGGAAAGTGAAGCTGAGGGACACGGCAAGGTTGTCGAAGAATTTGAAAAGGGTTATCTCCTGAAGGGCCGATTGTTGAAAGCTGCCAAGGTGTCGGTGGGCAGAGCGCCGGCCCAGGGGAATAATAATAAATAA
- a CDS encoding D-sedoheptulose 7-phosphate isomerase: MEDHIVRSFKESSQVKEVFVNENLLKIVAVVEALTAALKRGNKIMIFGNGGSAADAQHLAAEFVNRFLIERPPLSAMALSTDTSIITAIGNDYDFSEIFSKQIRALGQEGDVAWGISTSGNSPNVIKGLETARKMGLVTIGLTGKDGGAIARIVDHSLKVSSSNTPRIQETHITVGHVICEMVDYKLFQQPDII; encoded by the coding sequence ATGGAAGATCACATTGTCAGGTCGTTTAAGGAAAGCAGTCAGGTCAAGGAAGTTTTTGTCAACGAGAACCTGCTGAAGATTGTCGCAGTAGTTGAGGCTCTTACGGCAGCCCTCAAAAGGGGCAATAAAATAATGATTTTTGGCAATGGCGGATCAGCGGCCGATGCCCAGCATCTGGCAGCCGAATTCGTCAACCGCTTTCTCATTGAAAGACCGCCGCTGTCAGCTATGGCCCTGAGTACCGATACTTCGATTATTACGGCCATCGGCAATGATTATGATTTTTCCGAGATTTTCAGTAAGCAGATCAGGGCCTTGGGTCAGGAGGGCGATGTGGCCTGGGGAATCAGCACCAGCGGCAACTCCCCCAATGTTATTAAAGGCCTGGAGACAGCCAGGAAGATGGGACTGGTGACAATCGGTTTAACGGGCAAGGATGGCGGGGCGATTGCCCGGATCGTGGATCATTCGTTGAAAGTCTCCTCAAGTAATACGCCCCGAATACAGGAAACGCATATTACCGTCGGTCATGTGATCTGCGAAATGGTTGATTATAAGCTTTTTCAGCAGCCGGACATTATATAG